One part of the Haliaeetus albicilla chromosome 9, bHalAlb1.1, whole genome shotgun sequence genome encodes these proteins:
- the OMG gene encoding oligodendrocyte-myelin glycoprotein has translation MEYQILNTSTCLLVLLFFIPTVSGICPSNCTCSGNDRNVDCSGRNLTILPHGLQDNITYLNLSFNQFVDLDHQLTRFTNLRTLDISNNWLKNVPAHLPKSLWELYAINNNIKVLQKLDTAYQWNLKVLDVSRNMVERAVLINNTLSSLKFLNLSSNKLWTVPTNMPYNIETVDLSNNFLSQILPGTLVRLQHLTSLYLHNNKFTYIPDKAFDQLLQLQVVTLYNNPWSCSDKQNIPYLLKWVQGTAASVIGAPCANQSLLWMDATPTSAAPTVIDSSLMIKGMKAADKATSPVATEPTKMTKMHKQFKAKEVTTLATLSQTVVFTSTDRPLLLYPEDLTTRKVSSQEAAATHTMYIKDSTEVNSSLTRSTGSATTPMTLSITSGMPTNYSKMPQSTTATLRKEESTTNNLNTHVPSKASICDMYLFYVVMLNAVAMFIG, from the coding sequence ATGGAATACCAGATATTGAATACATCTACCTGTCTGCTGGTCCTTCTGTTTTTCATACCCACTGTTTCGGGTATCTGTCCTTCTAACTGTACATGCTCAGGAAACGACAGGAATGTGGACTGTTCAGGCAGAAACTTAACTATACTGCCACATGGACTTCAAGACAACATTACATATTTAAATCTGTCCTTTAACCAGTTTGTAGATCTCGATCATCAGCTAACGAGATTCACCAATTTGAGGACCCTTGATATTTCAAATAATTGGCTCAAGAATGTTCCTGCTCATCTGCCCAAGTCCTTATGGGAATTATATGCCATAAACAACAACATTAAAGTTCTTCAGAAACTTGATACAGCTTACCAGTGGAATCTTAAAGTGCTCGATGTTTCCAGGAATATGGTGGAAAGAGCTGTTCTGATCAACAACACACTGAGCAGTCTCAAGTTTCTCAATCTCAGTAGCAACAAACTTTGGACAGTTCCAACCAATATGCCCTACAACATAGAGACGGTGGATCTATCCAATAACTTCTTGTCCCAGATACTTCCAGGAACACTGGTGAGACTACAACACCTTACAAGCCTCTACCTGCACAACAACAAGTTCACATACATTCCCGACAAAGCTTTTGAccagctccttcagctgcaAGTGGTAACACTATATAACAACCCATGGTCCTGCAGTGACAAACAAAATATCCCCTATTTGCTTAAATGGGTGCAAGGAACAGCTGCCAGTGTTATAGGGGCTCCCTGTGCTAATCAATCTCTGCTTTGGATGGATGCCACACCAACTTCAGCAGCTCCCACAGTTATAGACTCTAGCCTCATGATTAAAGGAATGAAGGCAGCAGACAAAGCTACTTCTCCAGTGGCAACAGAACCAaccaaaatgacaaaaatgcaTAAACAATTTAAAGCTAAGGAAGTTACTACCTTGGCAACCTTAAGCCAAACTGTAGTGTTTACGAGCACAGACCGACCACTACTCCTCTACCCAGAAGATCTGACAACTAGGAAGGTTAGTTctcaagaagcagcagccacaCACACAATGTACATCAAAGATTCAACCGAGGTGAACTCAAGCCTGACTCGTTCAACAGGATCAGCCACTACTCCTATGACTTTAAGCATCACCAGTGGAATGCCAACAAACTACTCCAAAATGCCTCAAAGCACAACTGCTACCTTAAGGAAAGAGGAATCCACTACAAATAATTTGAATACTCATGTGCCCTCCAAAGCAAGTATCTGTgacatgtatttgttttatgttgTAATGCTTAATGCAGTGGCAATGTTTATTGGCTAA
- the EVI2B gene encoding protein EVI2B, whose protein sequence is MASNQVILVLFYGEIWKSLSTAIPQNISMNKRNAYTSIRNPAEDKAPLHQLQATGPSLHKSGRALTVATPPQFPKAHAEPSDGSWIAALIVGIILVSMIMAIILILLRKCCKKSVLVDSNWAGRSPFADGDVPDVFMDSDQTTKRSSVLFMLPWKSKQDSNLQQDPTASEKPSHCTTSNENRQLPPPAEACSVAGISVPNTDASPAPTSAAASCAPDSGPHPAASPESPDLPPPPDWLREPREDQSSDLGKTQEFHSETEEQFPPPPELHTQESQEPLPQPEHPLQTAKADFQHTSHFS, encoded by the coding sequence ATGGCCAGCAACCAAGTAATACTGGTTCTCTTCTATGGAGAAATCTGGAAATCACTTTCTACAGCAATACCTCAAAACATTTCCATGAATAAAAGAAACGCATATACCAGTATCAGGAACCCAGCAGAAGACAAAGCTCCTCTACATCAGTTGCAAGCAACTGGACCCAGTTTACACAAATCTGGAAGAGCACTGACTGTTGCGACACCACCTCAGTTCCCTAAAGCACATGCAGAACCTAGCGATGGAAGCTGGATAGCAGCACTGATAGTTGGTATCATTTTGGTTAGTATGATAATGgctattattttaattcttctgcGGAAGTGCTGCAAGAAGTCAGTTCTAGTGGATTCAAATTGGGCAGGTCGTTCTCCATTTGCAGATGGAGACGTACCAGATGTCTTTATGGACTCTGACCAGACTACCAAACGTTCATCAGTTTTATTTATGTTGCCTTGGAAATCGAAGCAAGACTCAAACTTACAGCAGGATCCCACTGCATCAGAGAAACCATCCCACTGCACTACCAGTAATGAAAACAGGCAATTGCCTCCGCCAGCTGAAGCATGCTCTGTAGCCGGTATTTCAGTTCCCAACACGGATGCGTCTCCAGCTCccacctcagcagcagcaagctgcGCACCCGACTCCGGTCCTCACCCAGCGGCATCACCTGAATCGCCCGACCTGCCACCTCCACCTGACTGGCTCAGGGAACCAAGGGAGGATCAGAGTTCGGATCTCGGCAAGACCCAGGAGTTTCACTCAGAAACAGAGGAACAATTTCCCCCACCACCCGAGTTACATACTCAAGAGAGCCAGGAACCACTGCCCCAGCCAGAACACCCTTTACAGACTGCCAAAGCTGATTTCCAGcatacttcacatttttcttaa
- the EVI2A gene encoding protein EVI2A, translated as MKTKRHSKLHFAFPVTIFSLCLQASANHTDYPRAVNETWNPISQNLSRSQNIMEANTNSPLSTNFSSKMTTSEMQTSTLQFLFSTMAQNSTSSPARSAVSATAGPRNTSKPKSTMTKEICEYNKSLILICFIIIAVLVLICTFLFLSTVVIANKMSYLKKTQQGKRRPRSNGDILATNSLWPTAAGTWQRMPKETTGTDSIMQDLISGRDAAIQRKTKDETTEKLTKETDNQQENKEPSKSHKPILTNFVVEI; from the coding sequence ATGAAGACAAAGAGACATAGTAAGCTACACTTTGCCTTCCCTGTCACAATCTTTTCTTTGTGTCTGCAAGCAAGTGCAAACCATACTGATTATCCTAGGGCTGTAAATGAAACCTGGAATCCTATCAGCCAAAACCTAAGCAGAAGCCAGAATATAATGGAAGCCAATACAAATTCTCCTCTGAGCACcaatttcagcagcaaaatgaCTACTTCCGAAATGCAGACAAGTACCCTGCAATTCTTATTCTCCACAATGGCCCAAAATTCAACATCTTCCCCTGCCAGAAGTGCTGTTTCTGCCACTGCAGGACCCAGGAATACCAGCAAACCCAAGAGTACAATGACAAAAGAAATATGTGAATACAATAAGTCTCTTATACTGatttgcttcattataataGCAGTACTTGTGCTTATCTGCACCTTCTTATTTCTGTCGACAGTCGTAATAGCAAACAAAATGTCATATCTCAAAAAAACTCAGCAAGGAAAACGTAGGCCCAGGAGCAATGGTGATATTCTGGCAACTAACAGTTTATGGCCAACTGCAGCAGGAACGTGGCAGAGGATGCCTAAGGAGACAACTGGAACTGACTCAATAATGCAAGACTTAATATCAGGGAGAGATGCTGCAATccaaaggaaaaccaaagatGAAACTACTGAGAAACTCACTAAGGAAACAGATAAccaacaggaaaacaaagaaccATCAAAGTCACACAAACCCATTTTAACCAATTTTGTAGTTGAGATTTAA